A DNA window from Xanthomonas campestris pv. campestris str. ATCC 33913 contains the following coding sequences:
- the galU gene encoding UTP--glucose-1-phosphate uridylyltransferase GalU, with product MSKRIRKAVFPVAGLGTRFLPATKTVPKEMLPIIDKPLIQYAVDEAIQAGCDTLIFVTNRYKHSIADYFDKAYELEQKLERAGKLEQLELVRHALPEGVRAIFVTQAEALGLGHAVMCAKAVVGDEPFAVLLPDDLMWNRGDAALTQMADVAEASGGSVIAVEDVPHDKTASYGIVSTDAFDGRKGRINAIVEKPKPEVAPSNLAVVGRYVLSPKIFEYLESTGAGAGGEIQLTDAIAELLKQEQVDAFRFEGRRFDCGAHIGLIEATVHFALEHEKHGAPAKEIIRSALAAADARG from the coding sequence ATGAGCAAGCGTATTCGCAAGGCCGTATTCCCCGTCGCAGGTCTTGGGACCCGCTTTCTTCCGGCAACCAAGACGGTGCCGAAGGAAATGCTGCCGATCATCGATAAACCGCTTATCCAGTACGCCGTGGACGAAGCCATCCAGGCCGGTTGCGATACGCTGATCTTCGTCACCAATCGCTACAAGCACTCGATCGCCGACTACTTCGACAAGGCCTATGAGCTGGAGCAGAAGCTCGAGCGCGCAGGCAAGCTCGAGCAATTGGAGCTGGTGCGCCATGCACTGCCCGAAGGCGTCCGCGCCATTTTTGTGACGCAGGCCGAAGCGCTCGGCCTGGGCCATGCGGTGATGTGTGCCAAGGCCGTGGTCGGTGACGAACCGTTCGCAGTGCTGCTGCCCGACGACCTGATGTGGAACCGCGGCGATGCGGCGCTGACCCAGATGGCCGATGTGGCAGAAGCCTCCGGCGGCAGCGTGATCGCCGTGGAAGATGTGCCGCACGACAAGACGGCCAGTTATGGCATCGTGTCCACCGATGCGTTCGACGGCCGCAAGGGCCGCATCAATGCCATCGTCGAAAAGCCCAAGCCGGAAGTGGCGCCGAGCAATCTGGCGGTCGTCGGTCGTTACGTGCTGAGCCCGAAGATCTTCGAGTACCTGGAGTCCACGGGCGCCGGTGCAGGTGGCGAGATCCAGCTCACCGATGCGATCGCCGAACTGCTCAAGCAGGAACAGGTCGATGCGTTCCGTTTCGAGGGCCGTCGCTTCGACTGCGGCGCGCACATCGGTTTGATCGAGGCCACGGTGCACTTTGCGCTCGAGCACGAGAAGCATGGCGCACCGGCGAAGGAAATCATTCGCAGCGCCTTGGCCGCGGCAGACGCACGCGGCTGA
- the lapB gene encoding lipopolysaccharide assembly protein LapB codes for MDFLTEWFWFFLFLPIAALGGWIVGRRGGQRHGDTQVSRLSSTYFRGLNYLLNEQPDKAIELFLHIAELDKETFETQVALGHLFRRRGEVDRAIRLHQGLVQRADLTDQQRVQALLALGEDYMKSGLLDRAETVFTELAQLDQRAPQALRHLIGIYQAERDWEKAIDNATRYEEVTGEPMGKLISQFECELADRYRGLSKPDDALQAIARAYQADGTSVRAGILEGRIEAERGHDEAAVRAFERAARHDPEYLPEIIPALMAAYRRVGDIAGARNFLSEMTEHYRGIAPVLALTQLMEAQDGVAPALAYLGRQLKDRPSVRGESALIDLTLAEGSDPVGTLQDLKHITDQLLVRNPSYRCTRCGFGAKTHHWQCPSCKEWGTVKPLLNYAVV; via the coding sequence ATGGACTTCCTGACCGAATGGTTCTGGTTCTTCCTGTTTCTGCCGATCGCCGCGCTTGGCGGCTGGATCGTTGGCCGGCGCGGTGGCCAGCGCCACGGCGACACCCAGGTCAGCCGTCTGTCCAGCACCTACTTCCGTGGTCTGAACTATCTGCTCAACGAGCAGCCGGACAAGGCCATCGAGCTGTTTCTGCATATCGCCGAACTGGACAAGGAAACCTTCGAGACCCAGGTCGCGTTGGGGCATCTGTTCCGCCGCCGCGGTGAAGTGGACCGCGCCATCCGCCTTCACCAAGGACTGGTGCAGCGCGCCGATCTGACCGATCAGCAGCGTGTCCAGGCCTTGCTGGCACTGGGCGAGGACTACATGAAGTCCGGCCTGCTGGATCGCGCCGAAACCGTGTTCACCGAGCTGGCGCAGCTGGACCAGCGCGCGCCGCAGGCGTTGCGCCATCTGATCGGCATCTACCAGGCCGAGCGTGACTGGGAAAAGGCGATCGACAACGCCACTCGCTACGAAGAAGTCACCGGCGAGCCGATGGGCAAGCTGATCTCGCAGTTCGAATGTGAGCTGGCCGATCGCTACCGTGGCCTGAGCAAACCGGACGACGCGCTGCAGGCCATCGCACGCGCCTATCAGGCCGACGGCACCTCGGTGCGCGCCGGCATTCTGGAAGGCCGGATCGAGGCCGAGCGCGGTCACGACGAGGCGGCGGTCCGCGCGTTCGAGCGTGCCGCGCGGCACGATCCAGAATACCTGCCGGAAATCATTCCCGCACTGATGGCGGCCTACCGCCGGGTGGGCGACATCGCCGGCGCGCGCAATTTCCTGTCGGAGATGACCGAGCACTATCGCGGCATCGCGCCGGTGCTGGCCCTGACCCAGTTGATGGAGGCGCAGGACGGCGTAGCGCCGGCCCTGGCCTATCTGGGTCGTCAGCTCAAGGATCGCCCCTCGGTACGCGGCGAGTCTGCCTTGATCGATCTGACGCTCGCCGAAGGCAGCGACCCGGTCGGCACGTTGCAGGATCTCAAGCACATCACCGACCAATTGCTGGTGCGCAATCCCAGCTATCGCTGCACCCGCTGCGGGTTCGGCGCAAAGACCCATCACTGGCAATGTCCCAGCTGCAAGGAATGGGGAACCGTCAAGCCGCTGCTGAACTACGCGGTGGTCTAG
- a CDS encoding DUF1244 domain-containing protein gives MTDTTSIEAAAFRRLLQHLNQDRTDVQNIDLMILAGFCRNCLGDWYREAAEAQGQPMSKEQAREAVYGMPFAHWKQQHQQEATPEQLEAFAAAQRKHG, from the coding sequence ATGACCGACACCACTTCGATCGAAGCCGCCGCGTTCCGCCGCCTGCTGCAGCATCTCAACCAGGACCGCACCGACGTGCAGAACATCGACCTGATGATTCTTGCCGGCTTCTGCCGCAACTGCCTGGGCGACTGGTACCGCGAAGCCGCCGAGGCGCAAGGCCAACCCATGAGCAAGGAGCAGGCGCGCGAAGCGGTGTACGGCATGCCATTTGCGCATTGGAAACAGCAGCACCAACAGGAAGCGACACCGGAACAGCTGGAAGCCTTCGCGGCGGCGCAGCGCAAGCACGGCTGA
- a CDS encoding polysaccharide biosynthesis protein produces the protein MISWRDRLTKSLPQIAVVVHDLLMVWVCWQLLHAGRYSMLRDAPDLPLWDWRTAVVLVAQGLVFWRMGLYRGLWRFASVPDLWNIFKSSFLGLVAIVLALSYDRLDGVPLSVLVVYPFALSALLGTPRLLYRAWKDYQIAHSGDAAQRVLILGAGRAAEGLVRDLRRSGTFVPVGFLDDATHLHGAKIQGLNVLGNLDQAAAIAKETAAKLLVIAIPSLDASGMQRVVAICESTGLPFRMVPKLINVLEGRSLPGELKEVAIEDLLNRKPVTPDWRLIRDWLTNKTVMVTGAGGSIGSEVCRQCARHGARRIVLLEIDELALLTIDSDLRRLFPDIEVVRVLGDCGDPAVVAHALRTATPDAVFHAAAYKQVPLLEEQLREAVRNNVLATENVARACQRARIETFVFISTDKAVEPVNVLGASKRYAEMICQSLDARDAPTRFITVRFGNVLDSAGSVVPLFREQIRQGGPVTVTHPDVTRYFMTIPEACQLVVQAAASASHGAIYTLDMGEPVPIRLLAEQMIRLAGKQPGKDIAILYTGLRPGEKLHETLFYSDEDYRPTAHPKILEAGVREFSHEQVLQLVTRLREAVNRYDINAMETVLGSLMPDFAAARRKVDTRSDTVVPFPAREVRRL, from the coding sequence ATGATTTCCTGGCGTGATCGTTTGACCAAGTCGCTTCCACAGATCGCTGTGGTCGTCCATGACCTGCTGATGGTCTGGGTGTGCTGGCAGCTGCTGCATGCGGGCCGTTACTCCATGCTGCGCGACGCGCCAGACCTGCCACTGTGGGATTGGCGTACGGCGGTGGTCTTGGTCGCACAGGGGCTGGTGTTCTGGCGGATGGGGTTGTATCGCGGCCTCTGGCGCTTTGCCTCGGTGCCGGATCTGTGGAACATCTTCAAGTCCAGTTTTCTCGGCCTGGTCGCGATTGTGCTGGCGTTGTCGTACGACCGCCTTGATGGCGTGCCGCTCTCGGTGCTGGTGGTCTATCCGTTTGCGCTGTCGGCGTTGCTCGGCACGCCGCGGTTGCTCTACCGCGCCTGGAAGGATTACCAAATTGCCCACTCTGGCGATGCCGCGCAGCGGGTGCTGATTCTTGGCGCAGGGCGTGCGGCCGAGGGTCTGGTGCGTGACCTGCGCCGTAGCGGCACGTTCGTCCCGGTCGGCTTTCTGGATGACGCCACCCATTTGCACGGCGCCAAGATCCAGGGCCTGAATGTGCTGGGCAACCTGGATCAGGCCGCGGCGATCGCCAAGGAAACTGCGGCCAAGCTCCTCGTCATCGCGATTCCATCGTTGGATGCATCCGGCATGCAGCGGGTGGTGGCCATCTGCGAAAGCACCGGTCTGCCGTTCCGGATGGTGCCCAAGCTGATCAACGTGCTGGAGGGCCGGTCGCTGCCAGGCGAGTTGAAGGAAGTGGCGATCGAGGACCTGCTCAACCGCAAGCCGGTCACGCCGGACTGGCGCCTGATCCGCGACTGGCTCACCAACAAGACCGTGATGGTGACCGGCGCCGGCGGTTCGATCGGCTCGGAAGTCTGCCGGCAGTGCGCGCGTCATGGCGCGCGTCGCATCGTGCTGCTGGAAATCGATGAGCTGGCGCTGCTGACCATCGATTCGGACCTGCGCCGGTTGTTCCCCGATATCGAAGTGGTGCGCGTGCTTGGCGACTGCGGCGACCCGGCAGTGGTGGCGCATGCCTTACGCACTGCTACGCCCGATGCCGTGTTCCATGCGGCCGCCTACAAGCAGGTGCCGCTGCTGGAAGAGCAGCTGCGCGAAGCGGTGCGCAACAACGTGCTCGCAACCGAGAACGTGGCGCGTGCCTGCCAGCGGGCGCGGATCGAAACGTTTGTGTTCATCTCCACCGACAAGGCGGTGGAGCCGGTCAACGTGCTCGGCGCGAGCAAGCGCTATGCGGAGATGATCTGCCAGAGTCTTGACGCCCGCGATGCGCCGACGCGCTTCATTACCGTGCGCTTCGGCAACGTGCTGGATTCGGCCGGCAGCGTGGTGCCGTTGTTCCGTGAACAGATCCGGCAGGGCGGCCCGGTCACGGTGACGCATCCGGATGTGACGCGTTACTTCATGACCATTCCCGAAGCCTGCCAGCTGGTGGTGCAGGCCGCAGCATCTGCGTCGCACGGCGCCATCTATACGCTGGACATGGGCGAGCCGGTGCCGATCCGGCTCCTGGCCGAGCAGATGATCCGCCTGGCAGGCAAGCAGCCGGGCAAGGACATCGCCATTCTCTACACCGGTCTGCGCCCGGGCGAAAAATTGCACGAGACCTTGTTCTATTCCGACGAGGACTACCGACCCACCGCGCATCCCAAGATCCTGGAAGCCGGTGTGCGCGAGTTCTCGCACGAGCAGGTGTTGCAACTGGTGACGCGCCTGCGCGAGGCGGTTAACCGCTATGACATCAACGCAATGGAGACTGTGCTGGGCAGTCTGATGCCGGATTTTGCGGCTGCTCGACGGAAAGTCGACACGCGATCTGATACGGTCGTTCCATTCCCCGCACGTGAGGTCAGAAGACTTTAA
- a CDS encoding MraY family glycosyltransferase — protein MGNRQAAAELRGGLVPPLWLWCALHLLIAALATWGLRRYALQRRLLDHPGERRSHTVATPRGGGMAIVVALLTGCLVASFVWPTGRLSIAWFAAGLLLVAGVGWWDDHRPLSAKLRFAIHALASVSLGLLVVRHTGQPLDGILAALASVVLINVWNFMDGINGLASSQAALAGAAFALVVPGNLSWAGWALTAACLGFLPFNFPRARIFLGDGGSGALGYVLAGLLALSVGAGQVSWWIVWFPLTSFLVDAGFTLLSRMLSGQRWWEPHASHVYQRLARLLTNHVPVTTVYFAFSLIAVCLFVIIRTDSRGWLMADAVAWGIGATAIWQLLRHGLRNS, from the coding sequence ATGGGGAACCGTCAAGCCGCTGCTGAACTACGCGGTGGTCTAGTGCCGCCGCTCTGGCTGTGGTGCGCGCTACATCTGCTGATCGCAGCGCTGGCAACCTGGGGGCTGCGGCGCTATGCGTTGCAGCGGCGCCTGCTCGACCATCCCGGCGAGCGGCGCAGCCATACCGTGGCTACCCCGCGTGGTGGTGGCATGGCCATTGTCGTTGCGCTCCTGACGGGCTGCTTGGTGGCCTCATTTGTATGGCCCACCGGGCGTCTATCGATTGCCTGGTTCGCTGCAGGCTTACTCCTGGTTGCGGGCGTGGGCTGGTGGGACGACCACAGGCCGCTCTCGGCCAAACTGCGCTTTGCGATCCATGCCCTCGCATCGGTGTCGCTTGGCCTGCTGGTGGTACGCCATACAGGGCAACCGCTGGATGGGATCCTCGCGGCGTTGGCGTCGGTGGTGCTCATCAATGTCTGGAATTTCATGGATGGCATCAACGGGCTGGCTTCCAGTCAAGCCGCACTTGCGGGTGCCGCGTTCGCGCTTGTTGTCCCAGGCAACCTTTCGTGGGCTGGATGGGCACTGACAGCCGCATGCCTTGGATTTCTCCCATTCAACTTTCCGCGCGCGCGCATTTTCCTGGGCGATGGCGGCAGCGGGGCACTCGGCTATGTGCTCGCCGGGCTCCTGGCCTTGTCAGTGGGAGCGGGGCAGGTGAGTTGGTGGATCGTGTGGTTTCCGTTGACTTCGTTTCTTGTCGACGCGGGCTTCACGCTGCTGTCTCGCATGCTTTCCGGACAGCGCTGGTGGGAGCCTCACGCCTCGCACGTCTATCAACGCCTGGCACGATTGCTGACCAATCATGTGCCGGTGACCACGGTTTACTTCGCTTTCAGTCTCATCGCTGTTTGCTTGTTTGTCATAATTCGTACCGATTCGCGCGGGTGGCTCATGGCTGATGCGGTGGCATGGGGCATCGGCGCAACGGCGATCTGGCAACTTCTGCGCCATGGATTGCGCAATTCTTGA
- a CDS encoding monovalent cation:proton antiporter-2 (CPA2) family protein, with protein sequence MSQPAESSELINVVTLLGAAVVAIPLFRRLGLGSVLGYLAAGLAIGPFGFGLFDDPQAILHVAELGVVMFLFVIGLEMRPSHLWSLRSEIFGLGTVQICVCALVLTGIGILLGFAPPVAFVAASGFVLTSTAVVMQLLAERGDVALPSGQKIVAILLFEDLLIVPLLAIVAWMGASGDPQAASQRWQGIGIGLACIVGLLVAGRWLLNPLFRILAASKAREVMTAAALLVVLGAALLMQVGGLSMAMGAFLAGVLLSESTFRHQIEADIEPFRGILLGLFFLGVGMSLDLRVVAADWRLILVGVLALMVGKAVCIYAVARLMRSDHRQALDRGVLMAQGGEFAFVLFAAASASGVIDAQVNASLTAIVVLSMALTPLFVLLQRRLTPAAAVSLDGVEEASGQTGSVLIIGFGRFGQVASQSLLARDVDVTIIDNDIEMIQSAEEFGFKIYYGDGTRLDVLHASGAHTARAIAVCVDNREAANRIVELATREFPHAKLLVRSFDREHALELIAAGVDYQIRETFESAVAFGEVALVELGVDEDEARTIAREIRRRDAERLELEIAAGNVRAGAGLMYGNIMPTVPKPTPFTPPKRESRTLNRDALPQELREETAERD encoded by the coding sequence ATGAGCCAGCCTGCCGAATCCAGTGAACTGATCAACGTGGTGACCCTGCTGGGCGCTGCGGTGGTCGCCATTCCGCTGTTCCGACGGCTGGGCCTTGGCTCGGTGCTCGGCTATCTGGCCGCCGGCTTGGCGATTGGGCCGTTCGGGTTTGGCCTGTTCGATGACCCGCAAGCGATCCTGCATGTGGCCGAACTGGGCGTGGTGATGTTTCTGTTCGTGATCGGGCTGGAGATGCGGCCCTCGCATCTGTGGAGCTTGCGCTCTGAAATTTTTGGCCTAGGCACGGTGCAGATCTGCGTGTGCGCGCTGGTCTTGACCGGCATCGGCATCCTGCTCGGCTTTGCGCCGCCGGTGGCCTTCGTGGCCGCGTCCGGTTTCGTGCTGACCTCCACTGCAGTGGTGATGCAGTTGCTTGCCGAGCGCGGCGACGTGGCGCTGCCATCGGGGCAGAAGATCGTGGCGATCCTGCTGTTCGAGGACCTGCTGATCGTGCCGCTGTTGGCGATCGTTGCCTGGATGGGCGCCAGTGGCGACCCGCAAGCCGCTTCGCAGCGTTGGCAGGGCATTGGCATTGGCCTGGCCTGCATCGTTGGACTGCTGGTGGCCGGCCGGTGGTTGCTCAATCCTTTGTTCCGCATCCTGGCCGCCAGCAAGGCGCGCGAGGTGATGACCGCTGCCGCGCTGCTGGTGGTGCTGGGCGCCGCGCTCTTGATGCAGGTTGGCGGGTTGTCGATGGCGATGGGCGCGTTCCTGGCCGGGGTGCTGTTGTCTGAATCCACCTTCCGCCATCAGATCGAAGCCGACATCGAACCGTTCCGCGGCATCCTGCTGGGTCTGTTCTTCCTGGGTGTCGGCATGAGCCTGGATCTGCGCGTGGTCGCGGCGGACTGGCGCTTGATCCTGGTCGGCGTGCTGGCGTTGATGGTGGGCAAGGCGGTGTGCATCTATGCGGTGGCGCGCCTGATGCGCAGCGATCACCGGCAGGCGCTGGATCGTGGCGTGCTGATGGCGCAGGGCGGCGAGTTTGCGTTTGTGTTGTTCGCGGCGGCGTCCGCATCCGGTGTCATCGACGCGCAGGTCAATGCCAGCCTTACCGCGATCGTGGTGTTGTCGATGGCACTGACGCCGTTGTTCGTGCTGTTGCAGCGGCGCCTGACGCCGGCAGCGGCGGTGTCGCTGGATGGCGTGGAGGAAGCCAGCGGCCAGACCGGCAGCGTATTGATCATCGGGTTCGGGCGCTTCGGTCAGGTGGCCAGCCAGTCGCTGCTGGCGCGCGATGTGGACGTGACCATCATCGATAACGACATCGAGATGATTCAGAGCGCGGAGGAATTCGGGTTCAAGATCTACTACGGCGATGGCACCCGGTTGGATGTGTTGCATGCCTCCGGTGCACATACCGCGCGTGCGATTGCGGTGTGCGTTGACAACCGCGAGGCGGCCAATCGCATCGTCGAATTGGCAACGCGCGAGTTCCCGCACGCGAAATTGCTGGTGCGTTCCTTTGATCGCGAACACGCTTTGGAGTTGATTGCTGCTGGCGTGGACTACCAGATCCGCGAAACCTTCGAGTCGGCGGTCGCGTTCGGCGAAGTGGCCCTGGTCGAACTGGGCGTGGACGAGGATGAGGCCCGCACGATTGCGCGCGAGATCCGGCGCCGCGATGCCGAGCGCCTGGAGCTGGAAATTGCCGCGGGCAATGTGCGCGCCGGGGCAGGGCTGATGTACGGCAACATCATGCCGACCGTGCCCAAGCCCACGCCCTTTACCCCGCCCAAGCGCGAGAGCCGCACGCTCAATCGCGATGCGCTGCCGCAGGAGTTGCGCGAAGAAACGGCTGAGCGGGACTAA
- the folD gene encoding bifunctional methylenetetrahydrofolate dehydrogenase/methenyltetrahydrofolate cyclohydrolase FolD — protein MTAPAPAALAPARLLDGRRIAEELLDGLKLRVDARLAAGKTRPGLAVVLVGGDPASSVYVRNKRRAAEKVGIEAFDYDLPQGTTEAELAALIDQLNTDPKIHGILIQLPLPGIPDANRLIQRIDPRKDVDGFHPQNVGHLALREFGLRPCTPRGIVTLLAHTDQPVRGRNATIVGVSNHVGRPMGLELLIAGCTVTSCHKFTPPDVLEASVRNADILVVAVGRPGLIPGEWVKPGAVVIDVGINRLDDGRLVGDVGFEAAAQRAGWITPVPGGVGPMTVATLMQNTLEAADAAG, from the coding sequence ATGACCGCTCCCGCGCCAGCTGCCCTCGCTCCGGCCCGCCTCCTCGATGGTCGCCGCATTGCCGAGGAATTGCTCGACGGTCTGAAGCTGCGCGTGGATGCGCGCCTGGCGGCGGGCAAGACCCGGCCCGGGCTGGCGGTGGTGCTGGTAGGCGGCGATCCGGCTTCGTCGGTGTATGTGCGCAACAAGCGCCGTGCGGCCGAAAAAGTGGGCATCGAGGCCTTCGACTACGACCTGCCACAAGGCACCACCGAAGCCGAGCTGGCCGCGTTGATCGACCAGCTCAACACCGATCCCAAGATCCACGGCATCCTGATCCAGTTGCCGCTGCCGGGCATTCCCGATGCCAACCGGTTGATCCAGCGCATCGACCCGCGCAAGGACGTGGACGGGTTCCATCCGCAGAACGTCGGGCATCTGGCGCTGCGCGAATTCGGTTTGCGGCCGTGTACCCCGCGCGGCATCGTGACCTTGCTGGCGCATACCGACCAGCCGGTGCGCGGGCGCAACGCCACCATCGTCGGGGTGAGTAACCATGTGGGCCGCCCGATGGGGCTGGAGCTGCTGATTGCCGGGTGCACGGTGACCAGCTGCCACAAGTTCACCCCGCCGGATGTGCTGGAAGCCAGCGTGCGCAACGCCGACATCCTGGTGGTGGCGGTGGGCCGGCCGGGGCTGATCCCGGGCGAATGGGTCAAGCCTGGGGCGGTGGTCATCGACGTGGGCATCAACCGCCTGGACGATGGGCGCCTGGTCGGCGATGTGGGGTTCGAGGCCGCAGCGCAGCGCGCCGGCTGGATCACCCCGGTGCCGGGCGGGGTGGGGCCGATGACGGTGGCCACGCTGATGCAGAACACGCTCGAGGCGGCCGATGCGGCTGGTTGA